From Sporosarcina sp. Te-1, the proteins below share one genomic window:
- a CDS encoding TetR/AcrR family transcriptional regulator: MSARRTANEELSKETILDTARQLFIENGYEKTSMRQVATALQCSHGAIYYHFKNKADLFQAVVSHDFSKLDLLIDEILETDWISRDKCRAIFLKYIEFGLQNKSHYEMMFMLKDQEVQGYLHDHPNQSYGKFADAIHTLTDGTLSIKDMWCLFLSLHGFVSYYCYTSQTYEDVQVLAEAHVAFLMKGI; the protein is encoded by the coding sequence ATGTCTGCAAGAAGGACGGCAAATGAAGAACTATCGAAGGAAACCATTCTCGACACGGCACGACAGTTGTTCATCGAAAACGGATACGAAAAAACATCCATGAGACAAGTGGCAACTGCTTTACAGTGCAGCCATGGCGCAATTTACTATCATTTCAAAAATAAGGCCGATCTTTTCCAAGCGGTTGTTTCACATGATTTCTCAAAACTGGATCTCCTTATTGATGAGATTCTGGAAACCGATTGGATATCAAGGGATAAATGCCGGGCGATTTTTCTAAAATATATTGAGTTCGGACTGCAAAACAAAAGCCATTATGAAATGATGTTTATGCTGAAGGATCAAGAAGTGCAAGGTTATTTGCATGATCATCCCAATCAAAGCTACGGAAAGTTTGCGGACGCTATACATACACTAACGGATGGTACATTGTCGATCAAAGATATGTGGTGTTTGTTTTTATCGCTGCATGGATTTGTTTCGTATTATTGCTACACCTCCCAAACGTATGAGGATGTGCAAGTGTTAGCAGAGGCGCATGTTGCCTTTTTGATGAAGGGAATTTGA
- a CDS encoding HIT family protein, with product MDKELCPYCHLTADPEQQIIFENETCAYIQKPSEQTILEGSGLIVPKRHVPDVFGLTEQEWRDTQELLLKAKAYLEERYDHEGYSVGWNTGEVGGQSIMHAHLHVIPRFADEPFVGKGIRYWIKQDENARKLHRMSTKL from the coding sequence ATGGACAAGGAATTGTGCCCGTACTGTCATCTGACAGCCGATCCAGAGCAGCAAATCATTTTTGAGAACGAGACATGCGCCTACATTCAGAAGCCTTCCGAGCAAACCATTTTGGAAGGCAGCGGGTTAATTGTACCGAAGCGTCATGTTCCGGATGTGTTTGGACTGACAGAGCAGGAATGGCGGGATACGCAGGAGCTGCTTTTGAAAGCGAAGGCTTATTTGGAAGAGCGATATGACCATGAGGGCTACTCCGTCGGGTGGAACACAGGTGAAGTCGGAGGACAGTCCATCATGCATGCGCATTTGCATGTCATCCCGCGTTTTGCGGATGAGCCGTTTGTGGGAAAAGGCATCCGGTATTGGATTAAACAGGACGAAAATGCACGAAAACTGCATAGAATGTCCACAAAGTTGTAA
- a CDS encoding NUDIX hydrolase, which produces MDYIRTMRKLVGQRPLLTVGCGVILTKDDRILLQHRVDEDNWCIPGGVMVIGETFEETAKRETFEETGMHVGALRLFGLYSGDACFVTYPNGDEMYSVQVIFISSDFTDNIIQSGSESQSHHFFNKEELPLNLNPRQRQFIEEWASGKNSYNDD; this is translated from the coding sequence ATGGACTATATTCGAACGATGCGCAAGTTGGTTGGCCAACGTCCTCTGTTGACCGTCGGTTGCGGCGTTATTCTTACGAAGGATGACCGTATCTTGCTTCAACACCGTGTGGATGAGGATAATTGGTGTATTCCCGGAGGTGTAATGGTAATCGGAGAAACGTTTGAGGAAACCGCTAAGCGGGAGACCTTTGAGGAGACGGGGATGCATGTGGGTGCATTGCGTTTGTTCGGCCTCTATTCAGGTGACGCCTGTTTTGTGACGTATCCGAATGGAGATGAAATGTACAGCGTCCAGGTCATTTTCATTTCATCCGATTTTACAGACAACATAATACAGAGCGGATCAGAAAGCCAATCCCATCACTTTTTCAATAAAGAGGAGTTGCCTTTAAATTTAAATCCGCGCCAGCGCCAATTCATCGAGGAATGGGCGTCTGGTAAAAATTCATATAATGACGACTGA
- a CDS encoding YrdB family protein, whose product MNVLLRFLLELFGLALYGYAGYKLGTTPTMKVALSIGFPVSIAVIWGLFGSPQATVQLPASLHAILEGIVFLTPVAFLLFLGKGALGWGYGFLVIVNRIFIWVWAQ is encoded by the coding sequence ATGAACGTCCTGCTTCGTTTTCTGTTGGAACTATTTGGGCTGGCTCTTTATGGGTATGCAGGATACAAACTCGGTACAACGCCAACGATGAAGGTTGCATTATCCATTGGATTTCCTGTCAGCATTGCGGTCATTTGGGGACTGTTCGGTTCTCCCCAAGCGACAGTCCAGTTGCCGGCGAGTCTGCATGCAATACTTGAGGGGATTGTTTTTTTAACCCCGGTCGCCTTTCTTCTATTCCTTGGAAAGGGAGCGCTTGGATGGGGGTATGGATTTCTTGTCATAGTAAACCGTATTTTCATATGGGTCTGGGCCCAGTAG
- the fumC gene encoding class II fumarate hydratase, translated as MEYRIEHDTFGEIKVPADKLWGAQTQRSKQNFKIGGERIPLGVIRAFAHLKKSAAIASHSFGNLSEVKMKAIAAAAEEVLEGKWDDHFPLVVWQTGSGTQSNMNMNEVLANRGNQLLEEWGEKERLHPNDDVNKSQSSNDTFPTALHVAGVIAVERDVLPAIAVLKETLGKKSEAFMDIIKIGRTHLQDATPLTLGQEISGWHRMLEKTERMLKDSVQSMKELAIGGTAVGTGLNAPKGFGDKVAEEISKSVGIEFTSASNKFHALTSYDEVVYTHGALKALAADLMKIANDVRWLASGPRSGIGEIRIPENEPGSSIMPGKVNPTQSEALTMVVAQVMGNDATIGFAASQGNFELNVFKPVIIYNFLQSAKLLADGIHSFNDNCAFGIEPNREEIDRKVKNSLMLVTALNPHIGYENAAKIAKTAHKEGTTLKEAALKTGLLTEEQFDEYVDPSKMIGR; from the coding sequence ATGGAATATCGTATCGAGCATGACACGTTTGGAGAAATCAAAGTTCCGGCGGATAAGTTGTGGGGCGCCCAAACCCAGCGGAGTAAGCAAAACTTCAAAATCGGCGGCGAACGGATTCCACTCGGAGTCATTCGTGCATTTGCTCATCTGAAGAAATCGGCTGCGATAGCAAGCCATTCGTTCGGCAATCTGTCTGAAGTAAAAATGAAAGCGATCGCGGCTGCAGCAGAGGAAGTGCTGGAAGGCAAATGGGACGACCATTTCCCGCTCGTTGTCTGGCAGACTGGAAGCGGTACGCAATCGAATATGAATATGAATGAAGTGCTTGCTAACCGTGGCAATCAATTACTTGAGGAGTGGGGAGAGAAAGAACGTCTCCACCCGAATGATGATGTCAATAAATCTCAAAGCTCCAACGATACATTCCCAACGGCTTTACATGTGGCGGGTGTCATCGCAGTAGAACGCGACGTGTTACCGGCGATTGCCGTATTGAAGGAGACGCTCGGCAAAAAATCCGAGGCGTTCATGGATATTATTAAAATTGGCCGGACGCATTTGCAAGATGCAACGCCTCTTACACTTGGACAAGAAATTAGCGGGTGGCACCGGATGCTGGAAAAGACGGAACGCATGCTGAAAGACAGCGTCCAATCAATGAAGGAGCTTGCCATTGGCGGAACTGCGGTCGGAACGGGCTTAAACGCACCGAAAGGCTTCGGGGACAAGGTGGCGGAAGAAATTTCGAAATCGGTCGGCATCGAATTTACGTCCGCTTCAAATAAATTCCATGCTCTGACAAGCTATGATGAAGTCGTCTACACACATGGCGCCCTTAAAGCACTTGCGGCAGACTTAATGAAAATCGCCAACGATGTGCGCTGGCTTGCCAGCGGTCCTCGTTCGGGAATTGGCGAAATCCGTATTCCTGAAAATGAACCGGGCAGCTCCATCATGCCGGGGAAAGTGAATCCAACACAAAGTGAAGCACTGACAATGGTGGTAGCACAAGTGATGGGGAATGATGCGACAATTGGCTTCGCGGCAAGCCAAGGGAACTTCGAGTTGAACGTCTTCAAGCCTGTCATCATTTACAACTTCCTGCAATCTGCAAAGTTGCTGGCGGATGGCATTCATAGCTTTAACGACAACTGTGCATTCGGTATCGAGCCGAACCGTGAGGAAATCGACCGGAAAGTGAAGAACTCGCTTATGCTCGTCACGGCTCTGAATCCGCATATTGGTTATGAAAATGCGGCGAAAATCGCCAAGACAGCTCACAAGGAGGGCACAACGTTAAAAGAGGCGGCGCTCAAAACAGGTTTACTGACCGAAGAGCAGTTTGATGAATATGTCGATCCGTCCAAAATGATAGGCCGGTAA
- a CDS encoding PCYCGC motif-containing (lipo)protein, whose product MVKKLMPIIVILVLVLSACGDKSKESGSAHEEMEVGQEKQLPNGDLQEVTESAAVLPKFLDDKPEDMRLVYQVAANADDILAYMPCYCGCGKSAGHGSNLNCFVEEIREDGSVVWDDHGTRCPVCLEIAATSVQMKQDGKTLKEIREYIDSTYSDGYAEPTDTPTPA is encoded by the coding sequence ATGGTGAAAAAGCTCATGCCTATTATAGTCATACTTGTGCTTGTTCTTTCCGCATGCGGAGACAAGTCGAAAGAAAGCGGCTCGGCACATGAGGAGATGGAAGTCGGGCAAGAAAAACAATTGCCGAACGGCGATTTGCAGGAAGTGACAGAATCGGCTGCAGTCTTGCCGAAGTTTTTGGACGACAAACCGGAAGATATGCGGCTTGTGTACCAAGTGGCGGCCAACGCCGATGATATTTTGGCTTACATGCCATGCTATTGCGGCTGCGGTAAAAGCGCAGGTCATGGCAGTAATTTAAATTGCTTTGTCGAAGAAATCCGCGAAGACGGTTCTGTTGTGTGGGATGACCACGGCACTCGTTGCCCCGTCTGCTTGGAAATTGCCGCAACGTCTGTTCAAATGAAACAAGACGGAAAGACCTTAAAGGAAATCCGTGAATATATTGATAGCACATACAGTGACGGTTATGCTGAACCAACCGACACACCGACGCCTGCGTAA